The following coding sequences lie in one Myxococcus xanthus genomic window:
- a CDS encoding pectin acetylesterase-family hydrolase, with translation MKNLVLAGLTAAALVPAAARAEVVMSSIVDVLVDGGNNYNWQKVELPGTKCGNGSQFKFWVHRTGSPNLMFLFEGGGACWDYDTCSGRAGQLGAANPNGIADDYITQFTAKYVSPLVNGADPGLPGRSKTDLVTKGWNIVYVPYCTGDVHVGNNVATYVDSTGQNPPLTWHHNGYTNTLAVANYAKTQFPNVQKMLMTGYSAGGTATAAGYYFLRKAINPARGYLLNDSGPIFLAPNANFRSRALHDKIRQSWDLNSVFSLLPGTFSQSDFGTINRMVAQEFPNDQLAYTGYSRDYNYSRFSYERFHTPNDKESVLGHWKQDQDALVTELNKYNNFSYFIPHERAINASHCSTIITFIGAHACQQMEKKRHWYEYMEFPWSQTYKCYSEFVGMDTFLSRWINGNQRIRIYEPANGYNAEDPGMQIVAPLINGALGG, from the coding sequence ATGAAGAACCTGGTCCTGGCTGGACTCACAGCCGCCGCGCTCGTGCCCGCAGCCGCACGCGCGGAGGTGGTGATGTCCTCCATCGTCGACGTGCTGGTGGACGGTGGCAACAACTACAACTGGCAGAAGGTGGAGCTGCCGGGAACCAAGTGTGGCAATGGCTCCCAGTTCAAGTTCTGGGTGCACCGCACGGGTTCGCCCAACCTGATGTTCCTGTTCGAGGGTGGCGGCGCGTGCTGGGATTATGACACGTGTAGCGGCCGCGCGGGCCAGCTGGGCGCCGCCAATCCGAACGGCATCGCCGACGACTACATCACCCAGTTCACGGCCAAGTACGTGTCGCCGCTCGTCAACGGCGCGGACCCGGGCCTGCCGGGGCGCAGCAAGACGGACCTGGTGACGAAGGGTTGGAACATCGTCTACGTGCCGTACTGCACCGGTGACGTGCACGTGGGCAACAACGTGGCCACCTACGTCGATTCGACGGGGCAGAACCCGCCGCTGACGTGGCACCACAACGGCTACACCAACACGCTGGCGGTGGCGAACTACGCGAAGACGCAGTTCCCCAACGTCCAGAAGATGCTGATGACGGGCTACAGCGCGGGTGGCACGGCGACGGCGGCCGGCTACTACTTCCTGCGCAAGGCCATCAACCCGGCGCGTGGCTACCTGCTCAACGACTCCGGCCCCATCTTCCTGGCGCCCAACGCGAACTTCCGCTCGCGCGCGCTGCACGACAAGATTCGCCAGTCGTGGGACCTGAACTCCGTCTTCTCCCTGCTGCCGGGCACGTTCAGCCAGAGCGACTTCGGCACCATCAACCGCATGGTGGCGCAGGAGTTCCCCAACGACCAGTTGGCCTACACGGGCTACTCGCGCGACTACAACTACTCGCGCTTCTCCTATGAGCGCTTCCACACGCCCAACGACAAGGAGTCCGTGCTGGGCCACTGGAAGCAGGACCAGGACGCGCTGGTCACCGAGCTGAACAAGTACAACAACTTCAGCTATTTCATCCCGCACGAGCGCGCCATCAACGCCAGCCACTGCAGCACCATCATCACCTTCATCGGCGCGCACGCCTGCCAGCAGATGGAGAAGAAGCGCCACTGGTACGAGTACATGGAGTTCCCGTGGAGCCAGACGTACAAGTGCTACAGCGAGTTCGTGGGCATGGACACGTTCCTGTCGCGGTGGATCAACGGCAACCAGCGCATCCGCATCTACGAGCCCGCCAACGGCTACAACGCCGAGGACCCGGGCATGCAGATTGTCGCGCCGCTCATCAACGGCGCGCTGGGCGGGTAG
- a CDS encoding metal-dependent hydrolase translates to MDNLTHGLLGLAIGAMRRPDVGPGAPERASPTDRAVLVASVLAAELPDLDTLLARGDAVTVALQAHRGLSHALVAAPLVALTATLAARACFRGARLAPVFLTSLASVVFAHLLPDLWTGWGTRVLLPFSDSRLSLDWTMVVDPWVTLPLLAGAILAWRRRADWRRTLLWGAACSVAYVGFRVATWAVLTQRVEAAYPAAQAVRVFPLPFSVGTWRYVATLPGDVFAAGDVPLLGPPSEARRAQAFGSMLPEDVQAVPTVREALAWARFPLVHVEPLAEGGRKVRIADLRYHLRGEPTLAFVIHLDASNAVTHAQLERGGSASELLRRWRGTDTAAP, encoded by the coding sequence ATGGACAACCTCACCCACGGACTGCTCGGGCTCGCCATTGGCGCCATGCGCAGGCCCGACGTGGGCCCCGGCGCCCCGGAGCGCGCCTCCCCCACGGACCGCGCGGTGCTGGTGGCGTCGGTGCTCGCCGCGGAGCTGCCGGACCTGGACACCCTGCTGGCGCGCGGTGACGCGGTGACGGTGGCGCTCCAGGCCCACCGGGGGCTGTCCCACGCGTTGGTCGCCGCGCCGCTGGTGGCGCTCACCGCCACGCTGGCCGCCCGCGCCTGCTTCCGCGGCGCGCGGCTGGCGCCCGTGTTCCTCACCAGCCTGGCCTCCGTCGTCTTCGCGCACCTCTTGCCCGACTTGTGGACGGGCTGGGGGACGCGGGTGCTGCTGCCCTTCTCCGACAGCCGCCTGAGCCTGGACTGGACGATGGTGGTGGACCCCTGGGTGACGCTGCCGCTGCTCGCCGGAGCCATCCTTGCCTGGCGCCGGCGCGCGGACTGGCGACGGACGCTGCTCTGGGGCGCGGCCTGCTCCGTGGCATACGTGGGCTTCCGCGTGGCCACCTGGGCCGTGCTGACGCAGCGGGTAGAAGCGGCCTACCCCGCCGCGCAGGCCGTGCGTGTCTTTCCCCTGCCCTTCTCCGTGGGCACGTGGCGCTACGTGGCCACCCTGCCCGGTGACGTCTTCGCCGCGGGAGATGTCCCCTTGCTGGGTCCACCGTCGGAGGCCCGGCGCGCGCAGGCTTTCGGTAGCATGCTGCCGGAGGACGTGCAGGCCGTGCCGACGGTGCGCGAGGCGCTCGCCTGGGCCCGCTTCCCGCTCGTCCACGTGGAGCCGCTAGCCGAAGGAGGCCGGAAGGTGCGCATCGCCGACCTGCGCTACCACCTGCGCGGCGAGCCGACGCTGGCCTTCGTCATCCACCTGGACGCGTCCAACGCGGTGACCCACGCGCAGTTGGAGCGCGGTGGCAGCGCCAGCGAGCTGCTGCGCAGGTGGCGGGGCACTGACACCGCGGCGCCCTGA
- a CDS encoding DUF1552 domain-containing protein, giving the protein MLRELSRRSLLQALAGSTAALPLANLLGTTDAYAQGTTPPLRFVALFTSHGCLPELWNPQGSETNFTLDFPNSMLAPLQEHRDKLLVLDGLDYQVLYEQGLTGHEGGPVTFLTGSKVNTGSGDHLPESASLDQVLGNHIGGGTRFRSLQLNAWEQFGGQHVYNSISFTANGSRVPFERDPANVYQRLFGDAPSPTADPAQVASNRARRKSLLDFLMKDATRLRNRLAGAERQKLETHLEALRDIERRLGALAIDPAPLPKQQSGEAACGGGAAPPSYGLGGLGDLNNMPVLTRLHMDLIARAFACDLTRVVSMTIPGPSMPWLRIHEDTHNDIAHLLDVQDEPRRSTIRGKMVLIQRWYAEQLAYLMTQLANIPEGSGTALDNTLIYWGNELGDASGHMNVRVPTVLAGGAGGRFRMGRFLRVRAAGSNPLGGWTGPGTPLRGAVAHNKLLVSIARAFGVNVNTFGNPDYTGELPGLT; this is encoded by the coding sequence ATGCTCCGCGAACTTTCCCGACGCTCCCTGCTCCAGGCGCTGGCCGGCTCGACGGCGGCGCTCCCCTTGGCCAACCTGCTCGGCACCACCGACGCCTATGCCCAGGGCACCACGCCGCCGCTGCGCTTCGTGGCCCTGTTCACCTCGCACGGCTGCCTCCCGGAGCTCTGGAATCCCCAGGGCTCGGAGACGAACTTCACGCTCGACTTCCCCAACTCCATGCTCGCGCCGCTCCAAGAACACCGGGACAAGCTCCTGGTGCTGGACGGCCTGGACTACCAGGTCCTCTACGAGCAGGGCCTGACGGGCCATGAAGGCGGCCCGGTGACGTTCCTCACCGGAAGCAAGGTCAACACCGGCAGCGGGGACCACCTGCCGGAGAGCGCCTCGCTGGACCAGGTGCTGGGCAACCACATCGGTGGTGGCACGCGCTTCCGCTCCCTGCAGCTCAACGCCTGGGAGCAGTTCGGTGGCCAGCACGTCTACAACAGCATCAGCTTCACGGCGAACGGCTCGCGCGTCCCCTTCGAGCGCGACCCGGCCAACGTGTACCAGCGCCTCTTCGGTGACGCGCCCTCGCCGACCGCCGACCCGGCGCAGGTGGCGAGCAACCGGGCGCGCCGCAAGAGCCTGCTGGACTTCCTGATGAAGGACGCCACGCGCCTGCGCAACCGCCTGGCGGGCGCCGAGCGCCAGAAGCTGGAGACGCACCTGGAGGCGCTGCGCGACATCGAGCGGCGTCTGGGGGCGCTGGCCATTGACCCGGCGCCGCTCCCCAAGCAGCAGTCCGGCGAGGCCGCTTGCGGTGGCGGCGCCGCGCCGCCGTCCTACGGCCTGGGCGGCCTGGGGGACCTCAACAACATGCCGGTGCTGACGCGGCTGCACATGGACCTCATCGCGCGAGCCTTCGCGTGTGACCTGACGCGCGTCGTCTCCATGACGATTCCGGGGCCGTCCATGCCCTGGCTTCGCATCCACGAGGACACGCACAACGACATCGCCCACCTGCTCGACGTGCAGGATGAGCCCCGCCGGAGCACCATCCGCGGAAAGATGGTGCTGATTCAGCGCTGGTACGCCGAGCAGTTGGCCTACCTGATGACGCAGTTGGCCAACATCCCGGAGGGCAGCGGCACCGCGCTGGACAACACGCTCATCTATTGGGGCAACGAGCTGGGCGACGCGTCTGGCCACATGAACGTGCGCGTCCCCACCGTGCTCGCGGGCGGGGCGGGCGGCCGCTTCCGCATGGGCCGCTTCCTGCGCGTGCGCGCCGCGGGCTCCAACCCGCTGGGCGGCTGGACGGGCCCCGGCACGCCGCTGCGTGGCGCCGTGGCGCACAACAAGCTGCTGGTGTCCATTGCCCGGGCCTTCGGCGTGAATGTGAATACGTTCGGCAACCCCGATTACACGGGGGAGCTGCCGGGCCTCACCTGA
- a CDS encoding DUF1592 domain-containing protein has translation MLVKRLESSASQHFRGGQSGGGWSEGALRMRLFRFSVSAALLLSAASCSSDKTPPGGTPPEVDEASATRVRRMTRAEYDNSVNAIFPTTVPLVMTYAFAPEDTILGFSTHDRLQVTSLLADQIDVAANNLAEYGKVQLRADWTCAADVPELECAEKFIRGIASHAYRRPVTDDEVADFLVLWQESSRGTDPGTGARMVLQGIFSSASFLYRTELGAEGAGANQVVRMTPHEVATALAFAITAGPADAELLAAAEAGQLDAPDEREKHARRLLATPAAQRHLYRFVEEWIGITGQANLTKNNQVFPVFSAAFKVSSQAETRAFINHILKERNGSVRELLNADYTYADARMAYFYGTQPSMPDGTLGRLPLPSERAGILTHASVLATYALFDSSSPIRRGKFIMHRLLCREVPPPPATISIIPPEPVLDRTTRERFAAHTNNPTCAGCHRTLDPIGFGFEDFDGLGKHRTVENGLAVDASGAVELSTGTVPFTGAAALARVLATSDDVGDCVPLQLFRFAMGRDEAPVDEHMLADMRSMFRANPEWRMGDALVGLVRSPYFVHRRTSSPE, from the coding sequence GAAGCGGTTAGAATCGTCCGCCAGCCAGCACTTCAGAGGGGGCCAATCTGGGGGTGGCTGGTCCGAGGGTGCCTTGCGTATGCGACTCTTCCGTTTCTCTGTTTCCGCGGCCTTGCTGCTGTCAGCAGCGTCGTGCTCTTCCGACAAAACCCCGCCAGGGGGGACGCCTCCTGAAGTCGACGAGGCTTCGGCGACGCGTGTGCGGCGCATGACGCGTGCGGAGTACGACAACAGCGTCAATGCCATCTTCCCCACGACGGTGCCGCTGGTGATGACGTACGCCTTCGCGCCGGAGGACACCATCCTCGGGTTCTCCACCCATGACCGGCTGCAGGTCACGTCCTTGCTGGCGGACCAGATTGACGTGGCCGCCAACAACCTCGCGGAGTACGGCAAGGTCCAACTGCGCGCGGACTGGACGTGCGCGGCGGACGTTCCGGAGCTGGAGTGCGCGGAGAAGTTCATCCGCGGCATCGCCTCGCACGCCTACCGCCGGCCCGTCACCGACGACGAGGTCGCCGACTTCCTGGTGCTGTGGCAGGAGTCGAGCAGGGGGACGGACCCGGGCACCGGGGCCCGCATGGTGCTCCAGGGCATCTTCTCCTCGGCCTCCTTCCTGTACCGCACCGAGCTGGGCGCGGAGGGTGCCGGCGCCAATCAGGTGGTGCGGATGACGCCGCATGAAGTCGCCACCGCGCTGGCCTTCGCCATCACCGCCGGCCCCGCCGACGCGGAGCTGCTGGCCGCGGCCGAGGCGGGCCAGCTCGACGCTCCGGACGAGCGTGAGAAGCACGCCCGCCGGCTGCTGGCCACGCCCGCGGCGCAGAGGCACCTGTACCGCTTCGTCGAGGAGTGGATTGGCATCACCGGCCAGGCCAACCTCACCAAGAACAACCAGGTGTTCCCGGTCTTCAGCGCGGCCTTCAAGGTCTCCAGCCAGGCGGAGACGCGGGCCTTCATCAACCACATCCTGAAGGAGCGCAACGGCTCGGTTCGCGAGCTGCTCAACGCCGACTACACCTACGCCGACGCGCGCATGGCGTACTTCTACGGCACCCAGCCCTCCATGCCGGACGGCACGCTGGGCCGGCTGCCGCTGCCGTCCGAGCGCGCGGGCATCCTCACCCACGCCAGCGTGCTGGCCACCTACGCGCTCTTCGACTCCAGCTCGCCCATCCGCCGGGGCAAGTTCATCATGCACCGCCTGCTGTGCCGCGAGGTGCCGCCGCCGCCGGCGACCATCTCCATCATCCCGCCGGAGCCGGTGCTGGACCGCACCACGCGCGAACGCTTCGCCGCCCACACCAACAATCCGACGTGCGCGGGCTGCCACCGGACCCTGGACCCCATCGGCTTCGGCTTCGAGGACTTCGACGGCCTGGGCAAGCACCGCACGGTGGAGAACGGCCTGGCGGTGGATGCCTCCGGCGCCGTGGAGCTCTCCACGGGGACGGTCCCCTTCACGGGCGCCGCGGCGCTGGCGCGCGTGCTGGCGACCAGCGACGACGTGGGGGACTGCGTGCCGCTCCAGCTCTTCCGCTTCGCCATGGGACGTGACGAGGCCCCCGTCGACGAGCACATGCTGGCCGACATGCGGTCCATGTTCCGGGCCAACCCGGAGTGGCGCATGGGCGATGCACTCGTTGGCCTCGTGCGCTCCCCGTATTTCGTCCACCGGCGTACCTCTTCCCCCGAGTAG